The Salinibaculum sp. SYNS191 genome has a window encoding:
- a CDS encoding xanthine dehydrogenase family protein molybdopterin-binding subunit → MADDGLSHRAVGRDAPRPDSRRKVRGTARYGTDLDREDALHAGVLRAEAPHAEVASVDTTAATAIEDVAAAVTRMDLPGGFDDRVRHYGDVVAAVAAESKEAVEAALDAIEYELDPLASVHDARESVREGAPVVQDDPEFGQPDRHPVGVDNPEYVQNVDDYHRLEVGDVEAGFAAADHVHEASYRTPRVTHCNLDRHCCIAEWDGDTLEVTATLGNRGSAERTLEKLFGDCEVTVAQPPDSGSSFGGRSLAKLTLEPVAATLARETGRPVRLAFDREAEFSAAESRHETYIDLKAGATDDGRLTTLTVDVVTDTGPYPNGVGHIVLKSCRDRPIDLYDLEHYRYEGVAAFTNNPPAGEYRGIGVTQIVWALESHLDELARKAGFDPVAFRAENWVAEGYERPHTGDPITSCGLAECFDRGRETFADLRSEDETDSVVHGVGVAAGGQITTPGSDKNTDYTEARLRIEPDGSLTVHTGAIDVGQGALTVLGQMAAEETGIPLDRITVSGYDPDDAVADKYGSIANRTTYLVGKAVAEAAADLAEQVRSRAADRLGAQSADLTVEDGQVVAPDGETVAVETLLDEAIEGTARTETNTAPIGYGVHFAEVAVDTDTGKVDVTAFVAAQDVGFAIHPTLVEGQLEGAVQHGIEFATLSELELDDGVPTNPTFADYPVSLATEMPDRLACEIVESNEASGPYGAKGVGTPSLPPVAPAITNAIRDAVGVRFTDAPVRDEDVFFVLQEAEP, encoded by the coding sequence ATGGCGGACGACGGCCTGAGCCACCGCGCCGTCGGTCGGGACGCGCCGCGACCCGACAGCCGCAGGAAGGTCCGCGGGACGGCGCGCTACGGGACCGACCTCGACCGCGAAGACGCGCTTCACGCCGGTGTCCTCCGCGCCGAGGCACCGCACGCCGAGGTCGCGTCGGTCGACACGACTGCCGCGACCGCCATCGAGGACGTCGCCGCTGCGGTGACGCGGATGGACCTGCCCGGCGGCTTCGACGACCGCGTCCGTCACTACGGCGACGTCGTCGCCGCCGTCGCTGCCGAGAGCAAAGAGGCGGTGGAGGCCGCCCTCGACGCCATCGAATACGAACTCGACCCGCTGGCGTCGGTCCACGACGCCCGCGAGAGCGTCCGGGAGGGTGCGCCCGTCGTCCAGGACGACCCCGAGTTCGGACAGCCCGACCGCCATCCGGTCGGCGTCGACAACCCCGAATACGTCCAGAACGTCGACGACTACCACAGGCTGGAGGTAGGCGACGTCGAGGCCGGTTTCGCGGCCGCCGACCACGTCCACGAGGCCTCCTACCGGACGCCGCGCGTGACCCACTGCAACCTCGACCGGCACTGCTGTATCGCCGAGTGGGACGGCGACACGCTCGAAGTCACCGCGACGCTGGGGAACCGCGGAAGTGCCGAGCGAACGCTCGAAAAGCTGTTCGGCGACTGCGAGGTCACGGTCGCGCAGCCGCCGGACTCGGGGTCGAGTTTCGGCGGGCGGTCGCTGGCGAAGCTCACGCTCGAACCCGTCGCGGCCACGCTCGCCAGGGAGACGGGCCGCCCGGTCCGGCTCGCCTTCGACCGGGAGGCGGAGTTCTCCGCCGCGGAGTCGCGCCACGAGACGTACATCGACCTGAAGGCGGGTGCGACAGACGACGGCCGGCTCACGACGCTGACCGTCGACGTGGTCACCGACACCGGGCCGTACCCCAACGGCGTGGGCCACATCGTCTTAAAGAGCTGTCGGGACCGGCCCATCGACCTCTACGACCTGGAGCACTACCGCTACGAGGGCGTCGCGGCGTTCACGAACAACCCGCCTGCGGGGGAGTACCGCGGCATCGGCGTGACGCAAATCGTCTGGGCGCTGGAGTCCCACCTGGACGAACTCGCGCGAAAAGCCGGCTTCGACCCGGTCGCGTTCCGCGCGGAGAACTGGGTCGCGGAGGGGTACGAGCGCCCCCACACCGGCGACCCGATTACGAGCTGTGGCCTCGCCGAGTGTTTCGACCGCGGCCGCGAAACCTTCGCCGACCTCCGGAGCGAGGACGAGACGGACAGCGTCGTCCACGGCGTGGGAGTCGCCGCGGGCGGGCAGATAACGACACCGGGGTCCGACAAGAACACGGACTACACCGAAGCCAGACTCCGTATAGAACCCGACGGCTCGCTGACTGTCCACACCGGCGCTATCGACGTCGGTCAGGGGGCGCTGACCGTCCTCGGACAGATGGCCGCGGAGGAGACAGGCATCCCGCTCGACCGGATTACCGTCAGCGGCTACGACCCCGACGACGCCGTCGCGGACAAGTACGGTTCCATCGCCAACCGGACGACGTACCTCGTCGGGAAGGCGGTGGCGGAAGCCGCGGCCGACCTCGCCGAGCAGGTCCGGTCCCGCGCCGCGGACCGGTTGGGGGCGCAGTCGGCTGACCTGACGGTCGAAGACGGCCAAGTCGTGGCCCCCGACGGGGAGACCGTCGCCGTCGAGACGCTGCTCGACGAGGCCATCGAGGGGACGGCCCGCACAGAGACCAACACCGCGCCAATCGGCTACGGCGTCCACTTCGCCGAGGTTGCCGTCGATACGGACACCGGGAAGGTCGACGTCACGGCGTTCGTCGCCGCCCAGGACGTGGGCTTTGCCATCCATCCGACGCTCGTGGAGGGCCAACTGGAGGGGGCCGTCCAGCACGGCATCGAGTTCGCCACGCTCTCGGAACTGGAACTCGACGACGGCGTGCCGACCAATCCGACGTTCGCAGACTACCCGGTCAGCCTCGCGACGGAGATGCCCGACCGGCTGGCCTGCGAAATCGTCGAATCCAACGAGGCGTCGGGGCCGTACGGCGCGAAGGGCGTGGGGACGCCGTCGCTGCCTCCCGTCGCGCCAGCCATCACGAACGCCATCCGGGACGCGGTCGGCGTCCGCTTTACCGACGCCCCGGTGCGCGACGAAGACGTCTTCTTCGTGCTCCAGGAGGCCGAGCCATGA
- a CDS encoding ABC transporter substrate-binding protein, which produces MTLDLTLACHDYQWTKPLWDGRVEPEGVNLTAVNYPNPVRFSRMVRNLEFDACEMSMGTYLASRRDADRFPFTAIPVFPFRKFRHAYMYRRSDAGIESPADLAGRRVGIVNWQTTTGIWQRGTLAEHHGLDLTDVTWVNGGAEIIDVDVPDEYDVEYLDHQGNTIGLLEDRIAEGDIDAIFHPVDSDVDNAERLFDDAKAVEQEYYRETGIFPIMHAIVLKDSLLAENPWVVQKLYDAFERAKEIGLSVLDRPRELPLVWADVYRDEQREVMGEDPWEYGLTADNVTAVETLVGYAHDQGIAAERYDVEDLFALETLDTPYYA; this is translated from the coding sequence ATGACACTCGACCTCACGCTGGCCTGTCACGACTACCAGTGGACGAAACCCCTCTGGGACGGCCGTGTCGAACCCGAGGGCGTGAACCTCACGGCGGTGAACTACCCGAACCCCGTCCGGTTCTCGCGGATGGTTCGCAACCTGGAGTTCGACGCCTGCGAGATGTCGATGGGCACCTACCTCGCCTCCCGGCGGGACGCCGACCGCTTTCCCTTCACCGCCATCCCCGTCTTCCCGTTCCGCAAGTTCCGCCACGCGTACATGTACCGGCGCAGCGACGCCGGCATCGAGTCGCCGGCAGACCTCGCGGGCAGGCGGGTCGGCATCGTCAACTGGCAGACGACGACCGGCATCTGGCAGCGGGGGACCCTCGCCGAGCACCACGGCCTCGACCTCACCGACGTGACGTGGGTCAACGGCGGCGCGGAGATAATCGACGTGGACGTCCCCGACGAGTACGACGTGGAGTACCTCGACCACCAGGGCAACACCATCGGCCTGCTGGAGGACCGCATCGCCGAGGGGGACATCGACGCCATCTTCCACCCGGTCGACTCCGACGTCGACAACGCCGAGCGCCTGTTCGACGACGCCAAGGCGGTCGAACAAGAGTACTACCGCGAGACAGGCATCTTCCCCATCATGCACGCCATCGTGCTCAAGGACAGCCTCCTGGCGGAGAACCCCTGGGTCGTCCAGAAACTCTACGACGCCTTCGAGCGTGCGAAAGAAATCGGCCTGTCGGTGCTGGACCGGCCCCGGGAACTCCCGCTCGTGTGGGCCGACGTCTACAGGGACGAACAACGCGAGGTCATGGGCGAGGACCCCTGGGAGTACGGCCTCACCGCGGACAACGTCACCGCCGTCGAGACGCTGGTCGGGTACGCCCACGACCAGGGTATCGCGGCCGAGCGGTACGACGTCGAGGACCTGTTTGCCCTGGAGACGCTGGATACGCCGTACTACGCGTAG
- a CDS encoding M20 family metallopeptidase has translation MTDRETVLDWIDDAREDLVEFLLEFGNVPSPRGREGEAGRFLAEWLTDQGLDARLQPVVGDRANVVATLSGEQSGDGESLVFNGHIDTAHGDPEEDGQVLVDQPKAYRESWRDGPFLKGDDVVNDKGPLGAQVFAALALDRAGISLSGDLHVTGVVGEISGTTVVEFQDRERYAGTGLGTRHLVDSGVTGDYALVAECTDFAVARMECGVVWFEITVESPAAGAYHPLQARPDVDPGDRQGAVTDLARTTLALEEWAGEYPSEHTREYDHGTVTPTAGVGAVRAGKPYAPAAAPRTGTVYLDVRLPPGETVEFARREVEAVLDDLNVDATVEPYLFRRGYVADVEGVAGLTNPLEDAHEAVRGAEPDPPAPHVTSMWRDSNVFNEAGIPSVNFGPPRAPEAFPDSDLSDAVRIDDLIAAAKIYALTALDVCG, from the coding sequence ATGACAGACAGAGAAACCGTCCTCGACTGGATAGATGACGCACGCGAGGACCTGGTAGAGTTCCTGCTGGAGTTCGGGAACGTTCCGAGCCCGCGCGGCCGCGAGGGCGAGGCGGGCCGGTTCCTCGCGGAGTGGCTGACCGACCAGGGACTGGACGCGCGTCTGCAACCGGTCGTCGGCGACCGGGCGAACGTGGTTGCGACGCTGTCCGGCGAGCAGTCCGGCGACGGCGAGTCGCTCGTGTTCAACGGCCACATCGACACGGCCCACGGCGACCCGGAGGAGGACGGGCAGGTTCTCGTCGACCAGCCCAAGGCATACCGCGAGTCCTGGCGCGACGGCCCCTTCCTCAAGGGCGACGACGTCGTCAACGACAAAGGGCCGCTCGGCGCGCAGGTGTTCGCGGCGCTGGCGCTGGACCGCGCGGGTATCTCCCTGTCTGGGGACCTCCACGTTACGGGGGTCGTCGGGGAGATATCCGGCACGACGGTCGTCGAGTTCCAGGACCGCGAGCGCTACGCCGGCACCGGCCTCGGCACCCGCCATCTCGTCGACAGCGGCGTGACTGGCGACTACGCGCTCGTCGCGGAGTGTACGGACTTCGCCGTCGCCCGCATGGAGTGCGGGGTCGTCTGGTTCGAGATTACGGTCGAGAGTCCTGCAGCGGGGGCCTACCACCCGTTGCAGGCGCGCCCGGACGTCGACCCGGGCGATAGACAGGGGGCGGTGACCGACCTCGCTCGAACGACGCTCGCCCTCGAAGAGTGGGCGGGGGAGTACCCCAGCGAACACACGCGTGAGTACGACCACGGCACGGTCACGCCGACAGCAGGCGTCGGCGCAGTCCGCGCCGGCAAACCCTACGCGCCGGCGGCAGCACCACGGACGGGCACGGTCTACCTGGACGTCCGTCTGCCGCCGGGCGAGACTGTCGAGTTCGCCCGACGGGAGGTCGAGGCGGTGCTCGACGACCTGAACGTCGATGCGACGGTCGAACCGTACCTCTTTCGGCGGGGCTACGTCGCCGACGTGGAGGGTGTCGCTGGTCTGACGAACCCGCTGGAGGATGCCCACGAGGCGGTTCGGGGGGCCGAACCCGACCCGCCGGCACCGCACGTGACCAGCATGTGGCGCGACTCGAACGTCTTCAACGAGGCGGGGATTCCGTCGGTCAACTTCGGGCCGCCCCGCGCTCCCGAGGCGTTCCCCGATTCGGACCTGAGCGACGCCGTCCGTATCGACGACCTGATAGCGGCGGCGAAAATCTACGCGCTCACTGCGCTGGACGTCTGTGGCTGA
- a CDS encoding DoxX family protein, translating to MTTRELDSELFGRAVSFRYSEHWVAYAILGMRLVIGWTFFYAGITKVANPDWSVRGFLLYGIPEGNPFTSVWATMANDWAYILTPLNQVGLTLIGLGLMAGAFMRLSAVFGSLMMGFYWAAHFPHDNALIVSQHIVYILLLFGLGAFGAGRILGLDARLEKLSIVKRYPDLRLLLG from the coding sequence ATGACAACCAGAGAACTCGATTCAGAACTGTTTGGGCGGGCGGTATCGTTCCGGTATTCCGAGCATTGGGTCGCATATGCAATCCTCGGGATGCGGCTGGTCATCGGCTGGACGTTCTTCTACGCCGGCATCACGAAGGTCGCCAATCCCGACTGGAGTGTCAGGGGCTTCCTGCTGTACGGTATCCCCGAGGGCAATCCGTTCACCAGTGTCTGGGCGACGATGGCCAACGACTGGGCTTACATCCTGACGCCGCTGAACCAGGTGGGACTCACGCTGATCGGCCTGGGCCTCATGGCGGGCGCCTTCATGCGCCTCAGCGCCGTCTTCGGGTCGCTGATGATGGGCTTTTACTGGGCCGCGCACTTCCCGCACGACAACGCGCTCATCGTGAGCCAGCACATCGTCTACATCCTGCTGCTGTTCGGTCTGGGCGCGTTCGGTGCCGGCCGCATCCTCGGCCTCGACGCCCGCCTCGAGAAACTCAGCATCGTCAAGCGGTATCCGGACTTGCGATTGCTACTCGGGTGA
- a CDS encoding CoxG family protein, with amino-acid sequence MGAEETADGDGDATQLGFEDTVELATTKADAWEFVSDPVQLVDCVPGAEDVERRSQREYAFEIVQGIGPFTVTLDGDVELVELNEPDWILADGTAYDDSTGSTFDVVSAMEMNETDDGTVELAYRADLTMTGGVASVGARLASRVIRSNVETYFENVREKIDGQATE; translated from the coding sequence ATGGGTGCCGAGGAGACAGCGGACGGAGACGGGGACGCGACGCAGCTGGGCTTCGAGGACACCGTGGAGCTCGCCACGACCAAGGCGGACGCCTGGGAGTTCGTCTCGGACCCCGTCCAGCTGGTCGACTGCGTCCCCGGTGCAGAGGACGTCGAGCGGCGCTCCCAGCGGGAGTACGCGTTCGAAATCGTCCAGGGAATCGGGCCGTTCACCGTGACCCTCGACGGTGACGTCGAACTCGTCGAACTGAACGAACCGGACTGGATTCTCGCCGACGGAACCGCATACGACGACTCCACCGGCAGCACCTTCGACGTCGTCTCCGCCATGGAGATGAACGAGACCGACGACGGGACGGTCGAACTGGCCTACCGCGCCGACCTCACGATGACGGGCGGCGTGGCCTCCGTCGGCGCGCGCCTGGCCTCCCGGGTCATCCGCTCCAACGTCGAGACGTACTTCGAGAACGTCAGGGAGAAAATCGACGGGCAGGCCACCGAGTGA
- a CDS encoding ABC transporter permease, whose translation MSTREAVLGRVRNALGTVSDYGLTTKRVVLGTLALAIVVLTVVPLAFMIWTSLWSGFPGQFSAHFTVGNFVAVYLEGFFDVFDLFSNSLVIAVGMTLTGMVFGLTFAWLFVRTNLPTKSTMELVLLSGQAIPGYIYAMMYVTAYGPENGVIETALQDTLGVGLPFDIFSPLGIAFVVGINVVSTFYLLAVPALQDMDPALEEVSRVYGASIPATLRSITLPLIKPAILSGAVVIFLYGLGEFAIVAILGARNGFDVYSTEIWKAINSRFPPANGEAAALACSLLLLTLVLVWYYRRVTRRKEDFMTLTGQGYTPQTWNLGRWRWPLAIGLWVVLVVVWILPVVVMVLSSLAPNWQGTVDLTALTLANYAEAVSNAQLRDAFANSIVVAVGGATLGTILVVGLAYFTERTKARFRGLVDFLSLTPLAVPGVVMGASLLFSFLWIGKIHPVVDLYGTLAIIIVGCVIVFIPVSSRIALGNIVQIHSELEESARIAGASWLRQMREVFMPLFRNTTIVIWFFLAIHIFQLLSIPIMVYTSDTVVVPVQLFDLYMYEPSLEIVAAISTIFIGMTLVLILALRYAGVTFYELGQR comes from the coding sequence ATGAGTACGAGAGAGGCCGTTCTCGGGCGCGTCAGGAACGCCCTCGGTACCGTCAGCGACTACGGTCTCACGACCAAGCGGGTCGTGCTGGGAACGCTGGCACTCGCCATCGTCGTCCTGACCGTCGTCCCGCTCGCGTTCATGATATGGACGAGCCTCTGGTCGGGCTTTCCCGGCCAGTTCTCGGCACACTTCACCGTCGGGAACTTCGTCGCCGTCTACCTGGAGGGCTTTTTCGACGTGTTCGACCTGTTCTCGAACTCCCTCGTCATCGCCGTCGGTATGACCCTCACCGGCATGGTGTTCGGGCTGACCTTCGCCTGGCTGTTCGTCCGCACGAACCTGCCCACGAAGAGCACGATGGAACTCGTCCTGCTCTCGGGGCAGGCGATTCCGGGCTACATCTACGCGATGATGTACGTGACCGCCTACGGCCCGGAGAACGGCGTCATCGAGACGGCGCTGCAGGACACACTCGGCGTCGGCCTCCCCTTCGACATCTTCAGTCCGCTGGGCATCGCCTTCGTCGTCGGTATCAACGTCGTCTCGACGTTCTACCTCCTGGCCGTACCCGCGCTACAGGACATGGACCCCGCACTGGAGGAGGTGAGCCGGGTCTACGGCGCGAGCATCCCGGCCACGCTGCGCTCGATCACGCTGCCGCTCATCAAGCCGGCCATCCTCTCCGGGGCGGTCGTCATCTTCCTGTACGGCCTCGGCGAGTTCGCCATCGTCGCGATTCTGGGCGCTCGCAACGGCTTCGACGTCTACTCGACGGAAATCTGGAAGGCCATCAACTCGCGCTTTCCACCCGCAAACGGCGAGGCGGCCGCGCTGGCCTGTAGCCTCCTGTTGCTGACGCTCGTGCTGGTGTGGTACTACCGGCGGGTCACCCGGCGCAAGGAGGACTTCATGACGCTGACCGGGCAGGGGTACACCCCCCAGACGTGGAACCTCGGGAGGTGGCGGTGGCCCCTCGCAATCGGCCTGTGGGTCGTGCTCGTCGTCGTCTGGATACTGCCGGTGGTCGTGATGGTACTGTCCTCGCTGGCACCGAACTGGCAGGGGACCGTCGACCTGACGGCGCTCACGCTGGCGAACTACGCCGAGGCGGTGTCGAATGCACAGTTGCGCGACGCGTTCGCCAACAGCATTGTCGTCGCCGTCGGCGGCGCGACGCTCGGCACCATCCTCGTCGTCGGGCTGGCGTACTTTACCGAGCGGACCAAGGCCCGCTTCCGTGGCCTCGTCGACTTCCTGTCGCTGACGCCGCTTGCCGTCCCCGGGGTCGTCATGGGTGCCAGCCTGCTCTTTAGCTTCCTCTGGATCGGGAAGATCCACCCCGTCGTCGACCTCTACGGGACGCTCGCCATCATCATCGTCGGCTGCGTCATCGTGTTCATCCCCGTCTCCTCGCGCATCGCCCTGGGGAACATCGTCCAGATCCACTCGGAACTGGAGGAGTCCGCCCGCATCGCCGGCGCGTCCTGGCTCCGCCAGATGCGAGAGGTCTTCATGCCGCTGTTTCGCAACACGACCATCGTCATCTGGTTCTTCCTCGCCATCCACATCTTCCAGTTGCTCTCGATTCCCATCATGGTCTACACCTCCGACACCGTCGTGGTGCCGGTCCAGCTGTTCGACCTCTACATGTACGAACCTAGCCTGGAGATAGTCGCCGCCATCTCCACTATCTTCATCGGGATGACGCTGGTGCTCATTCTCGCGCTGCGGTACGCCGGCGTCACGTTCTACGAACTCGGCCAGCGCTGA
- a CDS encoding extracellular solute-binding protein, producing the protein MQNPSSSGTGSSEQTSRAEGVDSTSRRAFLTSSAAATVAAFAGCSGDGSDGGDGGSGGDGGDGGDGSSGTSGGDSEPSTPWETQDLANYIDGDETLTIYAGTGDAQEWRDLIKVVNAEFGTSIKGNVFAGTGGDVSQRFLQEYQADNHKCDILTVASDVWDQIKLKAKEEDKQAAHELAKQYYEWDMDKNFWFTDVLSEDRLLPFLAAGFNGGAGLSLPVNEDIFEEQGLDYPTDYNDLFDDQYEGLTMAVPGYVVSGEVGWVIKHHAAETDMSEMEWISALKDHLEFVGTSSYTSGIRAVGQGDYAMQIHNWPWVVQPFIGDNPIRGIFPPGVKMDVLSGGLGVNANAPNPWVARFFISAMLEEPVQRAIVTDVKDQSPVRTDLDYSSDNPDRFMKKRLNADVTPIGFYEGAKFSDVGQTAKDNGAFDI; encoded by the coding sequence ATGCAGAATCCATCGTCGTCAGGGACGGGGAGTAGTGAGCAGACGAGTCGCGCCGAGGGAGTGGACAGCACCTCGCGGCGGGCGTTTCTCACGAGCAGCGCGGCGGCAACCGTCGCGGCGTTCGCAGGGTGTTCGGGTGACGGCAGCGATGGCGGTGACGGTGGCTCTGGTGGCGACGGCGGCGACGGCGGCGACGGGTCGTCGGGGACGTCGGGAGGCGACAGCGAACCCTCCACGCCGTGGGAGACGCAGGACCTGGCGAACTACATCGACGGCGACGAGACGCTGACCATCTACGCTGGCACGGGTGACGCCCAGGAGTGGCGCGACCTCATCAAGGTCGTCAACGCGGAGTTCGGCACCAGCATCAAGGGCAACGTCTTCGCCGGCACCGGGGGCGACGTTTCACAGCGGTTCCTCCAGGAGTACCAGGCCGACAACCACAAGTGTGACATCCTGACGGTCGCGAGCGACGTCTGGGACCAGATAAAGCTCAAGGCCAAGGAGGAGGACAAACAGGCGGCCCACGAACTCGCCAAGCAGTACTACGAGTGGGACATGGACAAGAACTTCTGGTTCACGGACGTCCTGTCCGAGGACCGCCTGCTCCCGTTCCTCGCCGCCGGGTTCAACGGCGGTGCCGGCCTCTCGCTGCCGGTCAACGAGGACATCTTCGAGGAGCAGGGGCTTGACTACCCCACGGATTACAACGACCTCTTCGACGACCAGTACGAGGGGCTGACGATGGCCGTCCCCGGCTACGTCGTCAGCGGCGAGGTCGGCTGGGTCATCAAGCACCACGCCGCGGAGACGGACATGAGCGAGATGGAGTGGATATCGGCACTGAAGGACCACCTGGAGTTCGTCGGCACGAGTTCCTACACCTCCGGCATCCGGGCGGTCGGCCAGGGCGACTACGCCATGCAGATTCACAACTGGCCGTGGGTCGTCCAGCCGTTCATCGGCGACAACCCCATCCGCGGCATCTTCCCGCCGGGCGTCAAGATGGACGTCCTCTCGGGCGGCCTCGGCGTCAACGCGAACGCGCCCAACCCGTGGGTCGCGCGCTTCTTCATCAGCGCGATGCTCGAAGAGCCGGTCCAGCGCGCCATCGTCACCGACGTCAAGGACCAGTCGCCAGTTCGGACGGACCTCGACTACTCCTCCGATAACCCCGACCGCTTCATGAAGAAGCGGCTGAACGCAGACGTCACGCCCATCGGGTTCTACGAGGGGGCGAAGTTCTCCGACGTGGGCCAGACGGCCAAAGACAACGGAGCATTCGACATATGA
- a CDS encoding isochorismatase family protein yields MGADENSELYVPDVVPDEDRAYYENEERYGNRVGWGDDPAVLVVDMTCAFTGEVPEVGDPCIEANERLVGAAREAGVPVFYAKPNPAGTYAKGYPKTTKASPTSTRGPPDVEPSGDHSAWRDDLDRIEPALEPREDEPVVTKSRASAFFDTHLGNLLRYHGIDTLVVGGMTTSCCIRATVVDSHSSNFRTIVPEECVADPSRISHEVGLFDMDTKFADVTPLSAVVDELAGR; encoded by the coding sequence ATGGGAGCGGACGAAAACTCCGAGCTGTACGTCCCGGACGTCGTGCCGGACGAGGACCGGGCGTACTACGAGAACGAGGAACGGTACGGGAACCGCGTCGGGTGGGGCGACGACCCGGCAGTCCTCGTCGTCGACATGACCTGTGCGTTCACCGGCGAGGTGCCGGAAGTCGGCGACCCCTGCATCGAAGCCAACGAGCGACTGGTGGGGGCCGCCCGCGAGGCCGGCGTCCCGGTGTTCTACGCGAAACCCAATCCGGCGGGGACGTACGCGAAGGGCTACCCGAAGACGACGAAGGCGTCGCCGACGTCGACGCGCGGCCCGCCAGACGTGGAACCGAGCGGGGACCACTCGGCGTGGCGGGATGATCTGGACCGCATCGAACCGGCGCTCGAACCGCGCGAGGACGAACCGGTCGTCACGAAGTCGCGGGCGAGCGCCTTCTTCGATACCCACCTCGGAAACCTGCTGCGGTACCACGGCATCGACACGCTCGTCGTCGGGGGGATGACGACGAGTTGCTGCATCCGGGCGACGGTGGTCGACAGCCACTCAAGCAACTTCCGGACCATCGTGCCCGAGGAGTGCGTCGCCGACCCCTCCAGAATCTCCCACGAGGTCGGCCTGTTCGACATGGACACGAAGTTCGCCGACGTGACGCCGCTGTCGGCGGTCGTCGACGAACTGGCGGGGAGATAG
- a CDS encoding ABC transporter ATP-binding protein, with product MNFIRSDTQTATETETAGASAGARAGEATAPARDADDDLQLEVRGLRKQFGSEFELSAIDLGVGTDEIVALLGPSGCGKTTALRCIAGVETPDGGDIVIDGDRVFGDGVEKPPEKRDVGMVYQNYAIWPHKSVYENVVFPLKHGVHDVPRSEYEDRVDEMLELMEISDLKHSPATDLSGGQQQRTALARSLVHDPDLLLLDEPLSNLDKELRKHMRYELQRLQHEIGVSMLYVTHDQEEAFYLADRVLVMSDGEIVERGNPRQLYEQPKSPFTRQFIGVSNKFAGTVERDSEGTKVVRSGLVDFPLSAAEYASENIDDGDVVCFLRPRDIAIERCADDVGDRMAVTGTVVAKGVLGERYEVTVQFDDRDLELNVHTENCYRFDRGEKLTLLFSPEHLQVYDPTD from the coding sequence ATGAATTTCATCCGTTCCGACACCCAGACGGCCACCGAGACGGAGACCGCCGGAGCGTCGGCTGGAGCCAGGGCGGGTGAAGCGACGGCCCCTGCCCGGGACGCCGACGACGACCTCCAGCTGGAGGTCCGGGGGCTCCGCAAGCAGTTCGGGAGCGAGTTCGAGCTCTCGGCTATCGACCTGGGCGTCGGAACGGACGAGATCGTCGCACTGCTGGGCCCGAGCGGCTGTGGCAAGACGACCGCCCTGCGCTGTATCGCCGGCGTCGAGACGCCGGACGGCGGCGACATCGTCATCGACGGCGACCGGGTCTTCGGCGACGGCGTCGAGAAGCCACCGGAGAAGCGCGACGTGGGGATGGTCTACCAGAACTACGCCATCTGGCCCCACAAGAGCGTCTACGAGAACGTCGTCTTCCCGCTGAAACACGGCGTGCACGACGTCCCCCGCAGCGAGTACGAGGACCGCGTCGACGAGATGCTGGAGCTGATGGAGATATCCGACCTGAAACACTCGCCGGCGACGGACCTGAGCGGGGGGCAACAACAGCGGACCGCCCTGGCCCGGTCGCTCGTCCACGACCCCGACCTGCTGTTGCTGGACGAACCCCTGAGCAACCTCGACAAGGAGCTCCGCAAGCACATGCGCTACGAGCTCCAGCGCCTGCAACACGAAATCGGCGTCAGCATGCTCTACGTCACTCACGACCAGGAGGAGGCCTTCTACCTCGCGGACAGAGTACTGGTCATGAGCGACGGCGAAATTGTCGAGCGTGGCAACCCCCGCCAGCTCTACGAGCAGCCGAAATCGCCGTTCACGCGGCAGTTCATCGGCGTCTCGAACAAGTTCGCGGGCACCGTCGAGCGCGACAGCGAGGGGACGAAAGTCGTCCGGAGCGGCCTGGTCGACTTCCCGCTTTCTGCCGCCGAGTACGCGTCCGAGAACATCGACGACGGCGACGTGGTGTGTTTCCTCCGGCCGCGCGACATCGCCATCGAGCGGTGCGCGGACGACGTCGGCGACCGGATGGCGGTGACGGGCACCGTCGTGGCGAAGGGGGTGCTGGGTGAGCGCTACGAGGTGACCGTCCAGTTCGACGACCGTGACCTCGAACTGAACGTCCACACGGAGAACTGCTACCGGTTCGACCGTGGTGAGAAACTGACCCTCCTGTTCAGCCCGGAGCACCTGCAGGTGTACGACCCGACGGACTGA